The DNA window CtttcggtgccaaatttcggttccaAAAGCGTCtgtattgacagagagcggagctccaacacacacacacacacacacgcactcacacgcGCACAGAGGTGCGGACGGAGTAAACTCGAGCAAAcaacgtcggctctgcagttttgttgaagccacggaaatgccgataaagtggtttcaagtgtggttacagtttttcaaaacttcaagcagacagcgtttgcggcgatatgatattaatggagagGCGAAAacggtcgcggtgctgttgacgttacactttctctgagacaagcaggcacaacagtggtttctgtgccctgatgactgactgacaggctgaggttgtaaggcaaggcaactttatttctacagcacctttcaacaacaaggcaattcaattacattcctttgcacttaagttagttcttcattagttcaatgttgacaactgggcagtcaccaagtttagtgttaaaggtttgtgtcattatgcagtttgacctaaaaagtctttgttctttacattcctttgcattttattatttataatatgttcatgttgtggcaaaaaggtttctctttttttgttaattttggcCAAGTTCTGATTGATACCAATCCTAAGTATCTGATTGGCGCACCCCTATCCAAAAGCACAaccagttttattaatgttactctgagtgagcagtgttaccagaattgttttattttgataactgttttgattcacaattaaggtagaaaaaaaaaaagttttctgtttcatgtatttttgttgatgttgaaatggattttaaaacatatggttatattatattgttaaggaaccggtatcgaaatTGGCATCGGATCAGAAGatctaaatatatatctatattgCGTATCACAGTCATACTGCTTTTCAGTCCGCCCTCtggtttttctttctctttacaCGCAATTTCCCTCCATATGCCTCTGTGTTTCCCAATTTGTATCTCCTTGTTTCTCTTACCCATGAATGTTCacctgtatttgtgtgtctacATTTTCCCATATTAtccatttaatttattttccatttgatctctctcccacctccaGACTACCTGAAGTTTAGCAGTGACTATAGCCATGCGGTGGTGGGCGGCAGCAGCAGTTCTAGGGGCATGCGATCAGCCTCCGAGCTCCAGGACTTGATGGACACCCTGCAACGCAAGAAGATTGCCCTGGAGAACAGCCTGAGAGCCAATGGGAATGCAAACCCCTCCTACTTCAGCGTGACACAGGTCAGCCATCATTTAGCTCTGCTTTTTACATCATGCTCTTGCAGGGACTATAGAATCCGTAAGGTTAGCCTGGATAGGGTAAACATGGCTAACCAGGGCTTACTCATTGTCCTGGGAATGGGATATACACTACAGCGTTCAACCGGCGACACAAGATTTATTCATTACTCTTGTTTCTGTCACAAAGCTTTAGGGAGACTAGAGGTCTGCTTATATTCTAAAGCCTCACCATTATCTTCTCTTCATCAACCTCTGTCATATTTTATATGCATTATActggatatatatatagtatttccaattttaatattattttccattctatctctcagtctcctcccacCACACCTATCAcaagtcctgctacatcctcATCAGCCTATCAGGACCAGGCAAGGCGTTTCTATGGCTCAGATCGTGCGCCATTGTCTTTGAAATCTGGACGACGATCCGACCCTTCTTCTTCAGTCAGTCGCAACAAAGACAAATTCGGCATTGGCGATAGCCGGCGGGGACACAACCTGGGCTCAACTTCTTTACTGTCCACATGGAATGGCGGAGGCTCCTCCGTTTCTGTTGATGGTAGCAATAACTtactcctctctcttcctcctccctcctcctcatctcgcACTCCATCAACAGGAGGTGCAGCCAGCATGCCATCAAGCCCTCGTCTTGGCCGCCGTAGCAATGGCAACCAAGAGCCATCGCCCAGCAATAGAACCAGGAAATACTCAGCAGGTTCGCTAAGTGGGATGATGGGAGGAGGGCACAGTCTCTCGCTGCCACGCCTCTGCCCCTCCCAATCTCCCCATGAAAACAACAACGGAGTCCTGACGTTGTCAACACTGCCACCACGGCGATCCGATGTTGCTGGCAGTTACAAATTTAGCCCCAACAGCCAGAATGCCAGCCCTGACCTCAACTACAACTCTAGTAACTCCAGCCAGTTTCCCTTCAACAGGAATCAAATGCAGACCAAAAAACAGGGAGAAAGTGTTGTGTCTATCTCCCTTTCCTCCCCTAAGATTTTGCCCTCTGCTACCCCCTCTACCTCTTCCACAGCCGCCCCACCTGATGTGACCATCCCATCCAGGACGGGGGGCTCCTCTTCTCCTCGTGTGGCCAAAAAACTCAGCCTGACCTCCACTAGCTCTGTGGGCTCCATCAGCTCCACGAGCTCCAGCCCTCCAGAGTTGCAACGGTCTttgggggagagggagaggcgaGGGGTAGCCGCTGGTGCCCTGGGACTTGGACTTGGAGAGAGGAGGTCTTCATTTGGGAAGGCAGGGCTGGAACCTGGGATGGGGCTGGGCGAGAGGAGGCAGTCATTTGGAAAGGCAGGAGTGACCCCACCTGGAGGTTTCAGGGAAAGAAGGGGGAGTATCAGCTCACTGAGTGGGAAGGAGGAATTGACCGACTACCACCAGCACCAAAAAGAGGAAAGACTCCGTGAGCAGGAGGTGGAGAGACTGGTGAGTTTgagtgtgtttgcacatgtggccATCATCTGCATGTTGTCATTCAGGACAAATGATACTGTAAAGATATGTAGATATCACCTGTAATAACAGACCACATCTAGTATAATGTACAAGTTATGCTTACAGACAGACTGTTGACAAGGAAACAGTTTGTTGCTGTTAAGGTTACTGAAAAACGTTTACATTTTCAGTGAACTATTGCTGTTGttttgcatacacacacaaagacacacaaaaatggAGTGAGTTTAGGAATGCATCTCTCACACTAACCTCGTCCTTGTCCCCTCAAACATACTCTCCCAGGGATcttaacacacacgcacacaaacacacagtaaggTTCACCACTCCACAGATGCCCCTGGCAGGTAGCCCATACTAACAGGACTATTCTTAACCCTGTGCTTgaattcaagtgtgtgtgtgtgtgtgtgtgtgtgtgtgtgtgtgtgtgtgtgtgtgtgtgtgtgtgtgtgtgtgtgtgtgtgtgtgtgtgtgtgtgtgtgtgtgtgtgtgtgtgtgtgtgtgtgtgtgtgtgtgtgtgtgtgtgtacacgtgtatGCGCGGTGCGTGTTTATGTCAGTCATCTGGAGGCTGCCCACTGTGGTTCGGACCACTGAAAAGCCAAAGAACACATCAGTCAGATGTGGCTTAAAGAAACCAAGAAGATTAGAGAGTGGAGTTGTAGGGTAGCAGGTGGATAAACACACAGATGCTCAGCATATAATGGCAACTGGACTCCTAATCTCACTATCCCTCCCTCTTTAAAtgtctctctccttcacacAGCCATATGCTGCTGAGTGTACTGGTGTTTCTTAAACTGTGGGAAATAGTTCTCTGGATGCTGTATAGAACAAACTGTGTTTCACAAGCTTTACAATGGCTTTTGGTCAGCCTCCAGATATTTTTCTTCATAGTTACTGTATATTTGCaagatatactgtagtgtaCCTGCCTCTCCTGCTCTGATCAGAGAGCCAATTTGCACTTTGCCCAATATCAAGATGGAACATATATTTCAGCCCAGCAGTTTTCTATATGATGGGGTTTGATTTacaaccatttttattttagtttgtgccctgatgtaaaaaaaaaaactcctgttAGACACATTAAATATGCATTCAAAATTGCTTGAttaaaaagtgacttgagtgtgacgtttaagattattttttacatatgttttgaaaaaatagCTCTAAATAATCAATGTGCGCTGTGTATTGTAAGAAAGCCACAAGAAAGTGTCTCCAAGTTAAAGGCTCAAGCTCAGAATATCATTGTCTTAACCTTGTCTTCCCTCTAGTGGCAGGACAGGAAAATTGCATTCTTTCTTTGCTGAGATGTTATTAGGTTGTGTGCATAAAAAGCTATTTGGGATGTTAAAAAgtaactctctctctttttgtgaatgtacccgagtcaaactttagtttaaaagcataattaggacggaagcgccacttttaagatttaccgtatcttcgtttttttggtcttttgaatgggagtcctaggggcacttctatgatagcatcaaaatcaacatttttaaaacactaagcaggcgcaacacaacatgaaactttgctcaaagtatcaccaggggctctacacatgaactcgagcattgagaacattgtttgtgtgtacagagtttactaaaaaaaggttttgaacgacTTAACTTTAGCAGTTGTTTCCGGGTTgttgtaaatcttaaaagtggcgcttccattctaattatgcttttaaactaaagtttgactcgggtacattcacaaaaacaccctaggttgcattttggcgagagttacccTATAAGGTGCAACAAAATTGGGCTACCTATTGTCATTTAGGATATACAGCTTAGATGCATTTGGTaaggtttgtttatgttttggttATCATATTCCATCAGTCCATATGaacaagtctctctctctgtctgtctctagtTGACAGCTGATTACTATAAGGGCTCCACAGAGGCTTTTGTCCATTAGAATAGAACAAGGTGACAAACTGACACAGTCTTGCTTTGCCTCAGCTCCTGGTTCACATTACTCACTATAAAAGGGGTGTGCACGTTTATTTatatgcattcacacacatatatacaaaagattatcttaaattaaaaaaagattagtgTATGTGTAGTGCTATAATGCTTTTTCTAAATAGGATGTCTTTCTTCTGGCTTTCTAATCAGGCATATGACTCATGTCTCAAGTCTCAAGACTTTCATAGTCCAAACTTCACATGGTTCAGATTGCTTCCTAGAGTACAGTACATTTCCCTGGAAAGTGTCTTGTTTATTTAGTGGCAGTACACACAGGCACATTCCTGCGTTTGGAGTCATGGCCTGTTCTCGTACAGACTTCTGACCATAGTTGACAGCTGTCCACCTTTTCATTAGCTTACTCTccctcgctctcgctctctctcacactcacacacctctgtcctatgttcttttttttcttacctcCCTCTTTCCATCTCTAATATCACTTACACATACGTCTCCCTCCAGAGAAGCTGCTGCCAAGCTTATGAGGGGGTATTTTGACTCTGCAGCCTCCATAGCTCTCTATATATCTGTGTTCAGGCAGAAACTCTTGCTCCAGGGAGAGGAAATATTCTTTCTAGACGATACAAATGATATACTAAACTAGAGTAAATTATAAACAAAAGAGGATGGTATATTTGGGATTAATCGAGGACATTTTAACTAGAGGAATTCACTTCTGCGATGCTTCCCCAGGTAACTTGAGCATTGGAAACTTGATTTTATGATGGAAAGAAATAATATCAGCCGAGCTGTTGGGACTCTTTCTCACTAATATGGAACAGAACTGTGCATGACTGCTCTGTTTGATATATCTCACCTTGTAGCATTGTAATTTATTCAGTGCGCTCATCCAGCACCACCAGGGctttataaaaatgtctgttAATTAATAACATAGGgttatactgtatttgtgcaGCACCCTCAACACTCTATAGACAGTGGACTGACTGAGTTTAAACTTAAATAGTAGtgacttttattttaacttttcaaGGTATCTACCACAAAGGTTTACTTCTTTGAAGTAACATTATCACAGCCTGCTAACAGAAATAACCAATACAACATAAATTCAGGCAGAATCCCTTATAACTACACCTTTTCAAATAGCCTATCCTAGACAACGTCATAAAGAACATTAATAATGAGTTGACACAGCTACATTTGCACATACTGTAACGCATCCACGtttgtctacgtgtgtgtgctCATTTCAGGAGCGACAGCGGCTAGAGACCATCTTGTCTCTGTGTTCGGAGCTGGGCCGGTCTGAGAAAGATGGAGGCGGCACAGCTACAGGTCCCACTTCAGCTGCGGTGGATCTCCATAAGATCAACCAGGAGCTTCAGAAGCTTCAGTTgaacgacgacgacgacgatgatGACACACCTTCAGTCTTTTCGGACTCTTCAGCTGTTAATGGAATGACCGGGAATGGACACATGCTCTCCCCTGGATCAGAGAATGGTTACTATGATGATGATCTACAGGCACGACGGAGGCGCAGCAGCGGTCAGAACAGGTCAGAATCACCCGCTGTCAGTCTGCGAAGCTTCGCCCCCTCACCTTCTCCACGCACACAGAGGACCAATGAGGTACAAGAGATTTATttgtacacatttaaaaacactgttaCTAATATCACATGTTTAGCTGTTTGAACAAGGGACTGCTACCTGACTTTACTCAGCCACAGACAGGTTTATATTTTCATTCACTTTACCCCTTTTTAATGCACAGAGATGTAtaaaacatacatgtacacagAGTCCTGTTAATGTATTGAGACTGTAAAGGGACTTGTAGAGCGGAGCATTTTCAACTACCTTCAACAATGAGCCTTTCAGACAAGTTGGTGAATAAGACAGAGAAAGCTTTGATTTACTGGTATTTATATAGTCATTCTGTGGTTAAGCAGTAATGCATATGGATCTACAGTTGCAGACTGGAGTCTCTGAACATTGACGACAAGATTATCCTCTTTTGGTTGGGTCAAATGCATGTTAAATGTACACCCCACATCATACACATCTCCTGCATGAAATGAGTACAATACTGCTAAAGCAGCACCTTTGACTTTAGTCAGCTTCTTAAAAGATTAATGAGGATGATGATGGGGGAAGTGTTTAtgctccctgttctttctggaAAACACGAGAGTGACAAGGATCACTCCTCTTAATACTTGGAAAGTATCGACATACACGTCCTTCATGCAGAGAGATGGGAGATATTTACAGCCTATTTATTAGATTAGAGCTGGATAAGTGTTACAATTTAGAATTGACagctggtgtgtgtgggtgtatgtgtgcgtgtgtctgcccACATTTGTTTGCTGCAAAAGAACAGAAATTTTCATTGCCCAAAGGAAGTACTGCTTCACCACAGTATAACTGTGTACTGTTTAGTACTTTGAATGTAAATAATGTTTAGCAATACTATACGATTTGTTTGTCCTGCAGTCGCCGCAGTGACTAACTGTTCATAAAACTACGGTAAAATTACAAATACTGTTGGTACACGTATTTTCACTTCATGTCCCCACATAATTGGTGGAGTCAGTGATTATTATTACAACTAATTACCATTAAACCCCAATATTGGCTTTGGTAAAGTTTGAACGACATCTCAACAATGGTTCAATCTGTTGATTATGATGTTACCAGGCTCTAGATGATGCAGCCCGTCGCCGCGGACAGGAAGCGAGGCCTTCAGAGCAGGAAGTGAGGCATGTTGAAGAGGAGAGGATCCAGGTGCTGAACAACATGGAGGAGCTGGAGCAAAAGATCAAAGAGCTGGACAACCAAATGGAGGAATCTGCCCAAGAGGtaaagtgaagtgaagtgaGGGATGAGGGACGATGGCATTTTTGGCAGACAAACGCAGAAGCAATaatgtccatattaacaatTCATAGTTTAATTTTAAGTCTAGGAGTCCtattttttaaaaagatgtgAAGGATTCTACTTCTTTTcaaatcagtaaagcattttgTTCACACATTTTCATGTGTTACCTACTGGTTTTAATAAGGATACAAAGTCAATTTAAAGTAAGGATACAATCCCTACAAATGGCTTACTTACTGGTGTGTATGTCTCCAAGGTGGAGCTAGAGCGAGCTCTGGTGGAGGCTGAGCAGGAGTCAGAAGTAGCTGCTCTCCAGCAGGAAAAAGATGCTCTGGAAGCACTTCACAACAAGTTGGCTGACCTAGAGACCAAGTCCCagcaggaaaaagaaaaggtatTTAACAGGCTACGCTTTATTGTAAAACATTGAGATGGATGGATACTTAATGGCTGACATGGAGACCAAGAGCAGAGAGCATTAATCCACAGACTAAGGTGTTTTAAGATGCATCTTCTGCaaattgtttgtatttttttgctgAAGGGCTGGTAAGTGATATTAGTATCACGCGGGGGGACACATTCTGTAATTAATGGAAATAAATCTTAAGTTTTGTACAATAAACATGGGTTTTAACCAACCAACATGCATTTACCTTCCTAAagtgtatgtgtacatgtggTGTTGAAAATGCATGTGCTACTCTGAGGCTCTTATACATTTAGGGGTCAAGTGACTAACTGGTAGGTGTTAATCCTTCTCATGCTGTGTCTGGTCCAAATATATATTTGCTAATACTGCCCAGGGTATAGCGGTCACCAAGTGATCCTATCTTACACACACTCCTGTGggagcactgtgtgtgtgtgtgtgtgtgtgtgtgtgtgtgtgtgtgtgtgtgtgtgtgtgtgtgtgtgtgtgtgtgtgtgtgtgtgtgtgtgtgtgtgtgtgtgtgtgtgtgtgtgtgtgtgtgtgtgtgtgtgtgtgtctacatttATACCAATATATGGTATCTTTGACAGGGTGGGGAGTGTAATTGGATAAACAGACTGAATTAgttgtgggtctgtgtgtgtttgtgtgcacatgctTTGAGTTGAAGAGCAGGTGAAGTTGAGTGCTTGTACAGATTTcggttgtgtgtatatgttgttATTTATAGGGACCATTAATCTACTCAGCCATTCCATCTCATCTATTCCCTCAGTCATTTccattcaaacaaacacagggaaAAAGGCAGGAGAAAGAACTCATGACACTATTCATACTACCTTCATTTCTACTCAACACCTTACCAGTTCTCCATCCCTTTTGTAGATTTATTTCTTCAGccttccctcccctccctccctcctagGCTAATCTTGCTCACCTGGTCGCCGTAGTGACTAACTGTGGCTCCCCAGTCCCACTAACGCTGCCATCCTCTctctgtcatgtgtgtgtgcgtgtgcatgtgtgtctcttgTTTCCTTGTTTGTAtgtacacaaaaacaaatgtgtacatGCGTgtatgtgcgtctgtgtgtcatgtacatgtgtgtatgccAGGCGTGCGAGTTGCTACAGGCAGAAAAGGGCAGAGTAGAGAGGTTGGCTCAGATTGTGTGTGAGCAGCGCTCCCAGCTGGACAGCTGCCCTGAGGCAACCAAGGAGCCCCTGCAGGAGCAGCTGGCCAgggtcagtacacacacacacacacacgcacactcctTCATACCTCACAATCGCATGCACAAGACGATATGTAGATATGATTCACGCAGAGAAATCACAACACGTAGACGAGCATAGAACTCAAACATATATGGGAAATGCAACAACTGTGCATGCGTACACTGATAGTCCCAGAACAAAGATGTATGTGCACATAATGCATATATGACactcaaaacatacaatttatGTGGACAGGTGTTTACATAAACAGACTCTAGAAAGAGACATGTGATGCTCGCATACTTGAACTTGCATGTGAATTTGCACACATTTCCTTTCCTGAGCTAACTTGCTCATCACCCCACAGCCACATATGATCTTTACCTGGTTAATGTTCTCCCTTCTCAATGTCTAACTCTTTAGGTTTCTATGTCTACACATCTCTTTATTTCACCAGAAGGGTTGAGCCTGTACAAGTATGAAGAATCGCAAGAGTTTGGCTTTAAGATCTGTTTGGCTATTGTagaaaacactgacatttgGGCGTATGGTCAAAGGCTTCACCCTTTGTGTTTGAGACACTACAATATCCATCCATTAGCTATACCTGCTTCTGCTTTAGAGGGCTGACATTGGGTGAGAAGCGGGGTACACCCTGGAGAGGTTGCCCGTCAATCACAGGGCTGACACATAAAGACAGACAACCAttcacactcacattcacacgTACCGCCAATTTTAGAGTCACCTCTCAACCTAACCTGCATGGGTTttctccgggtgctccggtttcctcccACATAACCTGTTGTTTAAAGGATTTCTTGAAGAGACAACACTTTTAAATGGTTTGCATTTTGGGGGAATGCTTACGGTATGTAACATGTTGCATGTTTACTCAGACACTTGTTATGCTTTGGTGTAATACTCTGCATGACAGATAACAGATCAGGGCTCTTTGTCTGGTTTGTCTGTGTCAGTGTATTGTGGGATGAGAACGTTCTTTCTGATACATAATTGCTTGcatatttctgtttgtctcaAAGAAGTTTCATCTCACAGCGTTTTTATAATTAATACGATGAATGTGATGTCACCTGttctatacagtctatggatgtCACCCATACTGGGAAAAATTCTCATCACTAAAACCTTTAAATAGGCAATTTTCAAATTAGATCAAAGGTTTTaggttttttatgtgtgtggttGTTCATGTACACTTGATCAGATGAATAATGTATACTAATTGTTAATTGTAATATAAATTGATCCATAAAACATCAATCAGTCAAGTGTTCACAATATGCTACACTGCAAATcttttaataatcattttattaaatccaTGTATTGCCATGCATTTAACTGCCATACCTCccctgtgtatgcgtgtgtgagTACAAGTCCTTTGGTCTTGTATACTGAAGTTTTTGGTTTTATCAGGTGTATGTGCTATAACGGTATTGTCTAGTGAGGTTTTGAGGTTTGTCCTGTTAATATGCACTTCTTTGTCTCTCCTGTTTAACtgagcattgtgtgtgtgtgtgtgtgtgtgtgtgtgtgtgtgtgtttctgtgtcaggACTGTGAGGTGCTCGATGCAGAGTCGAAGCGTTTTGAGGACCTGGAGTTCCAgcaactggagagagagagcaggcaAGACGAGGAGAAGGAGACCCATACGCAACAGCTTCTCCGGGAGATCGCAGACTACCAGCGGAGCACTGTCACTCGCAAGGTAACAGCCGTCTGTTTGCGTGTTCTGAATGAGTCACACTGTggaaaaaatgtatacagtacaatatCGCAATGTTATATTTTGATTGAAAATCCACGTTTAAACAagcttgttttgcttttccatcAGGAGCGACTGTTAACTCTAAAGaagcaggcagcacagattaCCCAGCAGGCTCAGCGAGAGAAGGAGAGCTTCGTGAAGGAGAGGAGCACCCTCGAAGCAATGCTGCAAAGGGTACGAGGATATCCATGTTTGCATGCCTATGCATGTGGCCATCCTTGCTTCTGTGtatgaatgaaaagaaaaacgcaCCAACAAGACGTtcgttttgtttttaacattgtttttcatttcctttgTGCTTTTTCTGTCTATTAGGAGAAAGAAAACCTCACCATGCTGGAAAGGAAATATGCTGACCTCACTGGTGGCCGAGATTTCACTCTAAGAGAGGTaggtttgattgacagctgtcgCACAGGAAAATGAAGACTGTCCTCCGCTTTGAACTCTTTAAGACTCTCATCATTTTAAATCTTCTGGGTTTCCTTCTCTGCTAGGACACAGCCTCTCTGGCTGATGTGTGTCAGTCTTTTAGCCATCATTGGTGTGACACCACCGCTGCCACAATTTCTCCTCCTCCAGTCAACTTGTGCGCCCTCTCATCCTTCCTTTCCTCTATTTCTCTCAAGAATGCAGAGGTACTTTTGTCATGTTTTACTAATACATCCCTTTCTGTTTTCCTCTTTGTTTAAATCCATCTTATCCTTCCTTCCCgtcttttgtttcttcttcctggttgcttctttttttacccTTTCGGAGGATCAGAAAttgagaaaattacaaaattgggTCTGAgctccaattattcaatactgcaTTGGTATTCTCTCCCTCTACTTTGCGGAATATGCAGGTCATTAACTGCATatggacaacaacaaaaaacggaTAGACTTTGGGGTCATAGGTGCTTGCAACTGATGGTTTTGAGTGGGGGGGGCGGGGCGTAGCTAGGCGGAGTGAGGGAGAGAACAccattgcagtattgaataattggagcccagacgcaattttgtaattttctaaattTCGGATCTTctgaataaaaagagaaaattggaaaaactgtttaaagatccaatttttttaatttgtcaaggtggaaaaaaatgaaaaattggatatttgaacccatttttctgtttttccaaatgtccgtttgtgcttagaaaattgaactgataagcgTTACGCTGACCTAACTGCCCATCCCTGCAACGCAGGAAGGGAAGACGTTTGCAGGAATGTAAAACTTATTTCATTGATTCTGTGCACAGCTTTTACTCACATGTATTAATACTGAGGTAACCTTGTCACACTGTCTATTGTCTTATGTACTCCACTCAATGAATGCTAACAGTACAGTGTCTAAGTAACTTACTTATTAATACTTATTTTTGCTTTGAAACTGGTACAATCACCACCAAGTTCTGCATCACTCTAACAACTAATTCTAAAGTTTGTCATTAATATGGCTGACTCACTTTATGCTATGCCTCAcgccttctctctcccccctttgtCCACATGACACTTTCCAGGGCTATGTCACAGTCAGTGAAATCAATGAGCTTTACTCACAGCTTGGGGGAGACCCTAAGCCCGCCCCCACTCTGGCCAATATCTCTCCTGAGTCCGAGGCAAACCCCTTCTGTGGCGAAGACACCCCCAAACCACCGGAGGACGAGGTGTGTGTAGCGGTGTTAAGGGCTTGTgtatgtacttaagtacacagcCGTAGATGATGCAGAGTGTGCGCGCGTGCATGAGAGTGTTGTTATTTTCCCCTAATTtccctcctcctttttttcACTATTTCAGTTTTCTGACAatgttgctttcttcttttcaaaGCTCTGTCATTCTTCCTCACCTGCCGActgtccctcctcttcctcctcccatcTATATCCCCGACCCCTCCCCAAAACACCCTCTGTCCATTGGCCAGAGAACATGGTGTCATATCGAgacccctctcccctccctgaCTCTCCCCCACCTCCCCTCCCTGTCAAAAAACACCACCACCGATGCAGGCAGGTAATGCGCGCGTCTGTTTGCGTGTGTCTATCAGCAACTTTGtgtttgagttttgtttttgtgtgaaaacTCAATGTAGAAACCAGATGTGTATTTTTACGCTATTTCTTTGATTGTTTGATGGTGATTATAACAAGtaataggggtgtgcaaaaaaatccatttgagctctaccgattcaaaatcgattcatggaattccaaaaatcaatttatattttttaataaaagaaattatattttcttttttatttcttttttttattgtatgtctactgcaatcacatggggaaagtaactacattgacgtactgtgaatcgtttttttcaatcgaaaatcgatttttgaatcgaatcttgagcctaaaaatctatatcaaatcgaatcgtgacattttctgagtcgtgcacccctaataagTAATGAATAATTGTTAATGTAAATTCTGTTACTATTACTAATGTTACTTATGTTGATCCTCCCCCTAGCCCATCTCATACTCATATGAATACATTAATACTTATTcagtctttatttatatatgaataAATCAGTATATATGA is part of the Sander vitreus isolate 19-12246 chromosome 22, sanVit1, whole genome shotgun sequence genome and encodes:
- the phldb2b gene encoding pleckstrin homology-like domain family B member 2 isoform X2, with the protein product MTEVACPASVMDSDMMFQPESDQMSPVEPKSPPLDLIDTGKGLKVQTATPHLVSLGSGRLSVAITLLPLKEGVTRIGREDAPFPQDITIQGPGIEAEHCVIINEGGVVTLDPCGHLCSLDGVQVTVPTPLTQGYSLCLGKSYFFRFNHPEEASRMKSMLPQKSPVSALAYNTDYLKFSSDYSHAVVGGSSSSRGMRSASELQDLMDTLQRKKIALENSLRANGNANPSYFSVTQSPPTTPITSPATSSSAYQDQARRFYGSDRAPLSLKSGRRSDPSSSVSRNKDKFGIGDSRRGHNLGSTSLLSTWNGGGSSVSVDGSNNLLLSLPPPSSSSRTPSTGGAASMPSSPRLGRRSNGNQEPSPSNRTRKYSAGSLSGMMGGGHSLSLPRLCPSQSPHENNNGVLTLSTLPPRRSDVAGSYKFSPNSQNASPDLNYNSSNSSQFPFNRNQMQTKKQGESVVSISLSSPKILPSATPSTSSTAAPPDVTIPSRTGGSSSPRVAKKLSLTSTSSVGSISSTSSSPPELQRSLGERERRGVAAGALGLGLGERRSSFGKAGLEPGMGLGERRQSFGKAGVTPPGGFRERRGSISSLSGKEELTDYHQHQKEERLREQEVERLERQRLETILSLCSELGRSEKDGGGTATGPTSAAVDLHKINQELQKLQLNDDDDDDDTPSVFSDSSAVNGMTGNGHMLSPGSENGYYDDDLQARRRRSSGQNRSESPAVSLRSFAPSPSPRTQRTNEALDDAARRRGQEARPSEQEVRHVEEERIQVLNNMEELEQKIKELDNQMEESAQEVELERALVEAEQESEVAALQQEKDALEALHNKLADLETKSQQEKEKDCEVLDAESKRFEDLEFQQLERESRQDEEKETHTQQLLREIADYQRSTVTRKERLLTLKKQAAQITQQAQREKESFVKERSTLEAMLQREKENLTMLERKYADLTGGRDFTLREGYVTVSEINELYSQLGGDPKPAPTLANISPESEANPFCGEDTPKPPEDEHFRLLEERKRSEREGGFHLSDTLPRKKTTPIMTPQFTCATLGRSFPTKSHHPLVQSTSCGSILPRMFSLSNKETESRRLHKGQPGSRAASQTNVYLDAFGYRDNQAFDTMSVDSTDSIETSISACSPDNVSSASTSNMAKLEEMERLLREAQAEKSRLLEHKEQEMEVRNQALDEERKRREDLEKRLQEETSRRQKLIDREVKLREKQRAQSRPLTRYLPVRKDDFDLRAHIESAGHSPDTCFHLSISEKTCRGYLIKMGGKIKTWKKRWFVFDRNRRTLSYYSDKHEAKLKGVIYFQAIEEVYYDHLKNAHKSPNPSLTFSVKTHDRVYYMVAPSPEAMRIWMDVIVTGAEGYTQFMV